A single region of the Salvia miltiorrhiza cultivar Shanhuang (shh) chromosome 8, IMPLAD_Smil_shh, whole genome shotgun sequence genome encodes:
- the LOC131001043 gene encoding actin-depolymerizing factor 5-like — MAMAFKMATMGMRVTDECKNSFMEMKWKKVSRYIVFKIDEGSKRLTVDKVGAAGEGYDEMAAALPNDDCRYAVFDFDYVTVDNCRKSRIFFIAWAPTASRIRAKILYATSKDGLRRALDGIHYELQATDPTEMGFDVIKDRVK; from the exons ATGGCGATGGCTTTCAAGATG GCGACGATGGGGATGCGAGTGACGGATGAGTGCAAAAATTCGTTCATGGAGATGAAGTGGAAGAAGGTGTCTAGGTACATAGTGTTTAAGATCGATGAAGGCTCGAAGCGCCTGACGGTGGACAAGGTCGGCGCCGCCGGCGAGGGATACGATGAGATGGCCGCCGCCCTGCCCAACGACGACTGCCGCTACGCCGTCTTCGATTTCGACTATGTCACCGTTGACAACTGCCGCAAGAGCAGAATCTTCTTCATCGCCTG GGCCCCAACCGCATCGAGAATAAGAGCAAAAATATTGTACGCTACATCGAAAGATGGATTGAGGAGAGCATTAGATGGAATCCATTATGAATTGCAAGCCACAGATCCAACTGAGATGGGATTCGATGTCATTAAGGATCGAGTCAAATag
- the LOC131001042 gene encoding peptidyl-prolyl cis-trans isomerase CYP21-1-like isoform X1 — protein MRRDISVLLQPKILLLFVVALVLIFLVLSFSPQPQEVERPEEVYEITRRVFLDVDIDKQHAGRITIGLYGQVVPKTVENFRALCTGKMGKAPNGKVLHYKGTPFHRIIPGFMIQGGDIVSGDGRGNQSIYGGTFRDENFKLKHSHAGVVSMVNSGPDSNGSQFFITTVKTYWLDGEHVVFGKVIDGMDTVYAIEGGAGTYSGNPRKKVIIVDSGELSKGE, from the exons ATGAGGCGAGATATCTCAGTGTTGCTTCAGCCGAAAATTTTGCTTCTTTTCGTTGTGGCTTTGGTTCTCATCTTTCTCGTTCTTTCATTTTCTCCCCAGCCCCAG GAGGTTGAGAGACCGGAGGAGGTATATGAAATCACTCGTAGAGTATTTTTGGATGTTGACATAGACAAGCAACATGCAG GACGGATAACCATAGGATTATATGGTCAAGTTGTGCCAAAGACTGTAG AGAATTTCAGGGCTTTGTGTACAG GGAAGATGGGAAAAGCCCCCAACGGAAAAGTTCTACACTACAAGGGAACTCCATTTCATCGTATTATACCTGGATTCATGATACAAGGTGGAGACATTGTTTCTGGAGATGGAAGAGGAAACCAATCTATATATGGTGGTACCTTCCGTGATGAGAATTTCAAGCTCAAGCACTCACATGCAG GTGTTGTGTCCATGGTGAATTCAGGGCCTGATTCCAATGGTTCGCAGTTTTTCATTACAACGGTCAAGACATACTG GTTGGATGGTGAGCATGTTGTTTTTGGCAAAGTCATTGACGGCATGGATACTGTATATGCCATTGAGGGAGGTGCAGGAACATATAGTGGGAATCCTAGAAAGAAGGTTATCATTGTAGATTCTGGGGAGCTATCGAAGGGTGAGTAG
- the LOC131001042 gene encoding peptidyl-prolyl cis-trans isomerase CYP21-1-like isoform X2: protein MRRDISVLLQPKILLLFVVALVLIFLVLSFSPQPQEVERPEEVYEITRRVFLDVDIDKQHAENFRALCTGKMGKAPNGKVLHYKGTPFHRIIPGFMIQGGDIVSGDGRGNQSIYGGTFRDENFKLKHSHAGVVSMVNSGPDSNGSQFFITTVKTYWLDGEHVVFGKVIDGMDTVYAIEGGAGTYSGNPRKKVIIVDSGELSKGE, encoded by the exons ATGAGGCGAGATATCTCAGTGTTGCTTCAGCCGAAAATTTTGCTTCTTTTCGTTGTGGCTTTGGTTCTCATCTTTCTCGTTCTTTCATTTTCTCCCCAGCCCCAG GAGGTTGAGAGACCGGAGGAGGTATATGAAATCACTCGTAGAGTATTTTTGGATGTTGACATAGACAAGCAACATGCAG AGAATTTCAGGGCTTTGTGTACAG GGAAGATGGGAAAAGCCCCCAACGGAAAAGTTCTACACTACAAGGGAACTCCATTTCATCGTATTATACCTGGATTCATGATACAAGGTGGAGACATTGTTTCTGGAGATGGAAGAGGAAACCAATCTATATATGGTGGTACCTTCCGTGATGAGAATTTCAAGCTCAAGCACTCACATGCAG GTGTTGTGTCCATGGTGAATTCAGGGCCTGATTCCAATGGTTCGCAGTTTTTCATTACAACGGTCAAGACATACTG GTTGGATGGTGAGCATGTTGTTTTTGGCAAAGTCATTGACGGCATGGATACTGTATATGCCATTGAGGGAGGTGCAGGAACATATAGTGGGAATCCTAGAAAGAAGGTTATCATTGTAGATTCTGGGGAGCTATCGAAGGGTGAGTAG